The window GGCTGCTCAGCCCTCACACCCCAGTCTTGACCCCCCCGTTCTTTAAACACCACTTGCTTGGGCTGCTGGGGATTACGAACCCCTTCACGCCATCGTTTCTCCCACCAGTAGACACGGTTGAGGTCATATTCTCCATTGGGCATTTTTTGGAAGAACTCAACCGTCTTGGGATAGTAAGGAGCCAACGCCTCAAAGATTGAGGGTTTGGTGACATCCAGAACAGGCGGTTCAGGATAATGATAAGGGAATTGACGACGTAGAGCGGTTTCTAGCTGTTGCAGAATTTGGCGTTCGCCAGGAATGGGCGAGATTCCCCAACGAAACGCTTTAAGATAGGTCGTTCGCTGTACGGACCAAATAAAGATGGAAATTTCCGGAATTGGGGTAGTACTGCTTGTAGGGGTTTGATCGCTGGGGAGTGCATTGTTAAATTTCAAACGGATACCATCAGGAGTGATAATCTTATCCCCAAGCTCGTGTTGCCAGTCCTGCTGTAACCAGGAGCGAACGGTGGCTGTATCTGGTGTAGGTAATTCTACGTAGAAAAGTTCTTTCATTGTGGTAATCTCACTGACGCATGAATTAAGAGAAAAGACGGAGGTCACAAGGAGGCAAAATGCGTTAAGCTTCCGAATACTGAATTATTTAAGATTAGAAAAAAAACTTTACATAATTCTCATGTTTGTTAAATTAAAGGGTGCCATTGTTAACTAGCCATGAATTATCCCATCCCAGCTAACCCTCAAGAAGTTGTTGCCCTGCGTCAAAAGCCGGTTGATGAAGAATTAGTGGCGGCGGCGATCGCGGGCGTGATTCAGATTGCCCGCCAACAGGGTCAGTCCCTAGACGAACTAACCGCCGAAGTTCTAGCAGAAGACGGCTGGCTCGATTCGGCACAAAGACGCTGGCTGAGCGATATTGTTAAGCAAGCTTGGGAAAGTCTGCCCTCTGTTAAAATCCCGGCCTAATGCCTCAGTTTAGCCTTACCCAAGTGGGCACGAGAACGCCGATTGCCAGTAGTGTTGACGATTCAATCTACTGGCAACAATCTGGGCGGCTTTAGACCTGTGGGTATTGGCGATCGTCGCTATATGAAATCTTGGCGCAAGAAAGCGTTACCTTTGTTAAGGAATTTTTACAATCTCTCAGAGAATCACTCACATAGACCGCTTTGATCTCAGGCTCTTGAGCGAGCAGTCCCTTCGTTGATCTGTATCGGCGTACCCACCGAAGGGCAATCAAAAGACTCCCAGGCATTACCACCACGGAGGAAAATCTCCATCCAACAGGTAGAGTCACCTTGGGCATTCACCCAACCACTGCTACCCGGTGCAAAGGCTAATTGTCCGGATTCGACGGCAAAGCTACCATCACTCTTGGTTGCGTCCTGTTCTCTCTCACCCATTCGTAAACGCACCGTTTCGCCGTCTTGCCCATTGCTAATATCATATTTAATCGTAGTTTTCAAGTTGCCGTAGCCATCAATATAGGCAATACAGTTGGGTGGCACATCGGGTATATCAGAAGAGGATATTTCTTCACCCAGAGCATCAGGTTGACCCAATGCGATCGCCCCAGCGGCTTGGGGAAATAGGTCACGGGAACGGAACTGAGATCCTTCAGCCGCTACCGCCGCCCAGCGCAGATCTTCAGCCACATCCCGCACAAATGAGAAAGCATAACCCGCATTCACACCAATTACGCGCACACCCGTCGGTAGACGGGCGAAAGCCAGACGCTCACCCGCATTAGCAGTACGCGCCTGTTGATCATCCTCTCGCGGCGCAACATTATGATAAATGATGGTTCCAGGGGGAGCTTGATTCAAGCCCAACTGGGCAATACAAAATCCCGCTGCTAAGGTAGCAAAAGCCGGGACAGGCGTGAGTACAGGTTCCGCATCTGGGAGATAAAGCTTGATCCGTTGTACGACTTCAGCAAAGGCTAAGTCGCCTAAGCCGTAATCGGCAATGATGTGAACGAGCATGAGGTTTATCTTTTATGTATGAGTTAGAGTAGACGATGCAAAATTGCTGGGTTCTTCCGAGGGAGATGTCGGATTAGAACCAAAGTAAAGGCGGCTCAATTCTTCCAGAGAAACATCGGTTTGCGGTTGGGGGTTACGGAAATAAGGATGAATAGGGAGTAATTCAGAAGACCGACGTGCCGCAGGTTGAGCCACAATCTGCTCAATCAGAGTCAGGTAGTGTTTGGCGGTACACTCCCAGGTATAATTCTCCAAAACATGCTGCTGACCCCCCGATTGCAACTGTTCCCACAGTTGGGCATCACAAATCACCTGTTCAAGTCCCTGTGCAATATCAGCAGGATCTTCTGGGTCAACCAAGATACTATATTCATCATCCCCCTGTTTTAAGCTTTCACTTAAGCCTCCATTCTGGGTTCCCACCACAGGCAGACCGGCTACGGCAGCTTCCAAAGGACCGAGTCCAAAGGGTTCATAGTAGGATGTGAGGGCGAATACAGAACGGCGTTTGCTCATCAACCGATAGGTCGCGGCTAAGGCGGGTTGATCCGGTAAACCAAAGGCACTAATCTTGCCCCACAAGTTGTTTTCGTTCACCACCTCTCGGATGGGGACTAATACCTCTTGTTCAGTTTGAGAGTCGCTGGCTTCCTCGTGCAGTGGATTATCCAATCCTGGGGTAATCAGCAGCAGATTGGCTCGTTCCTGTAAGGTTGGGCTGATGGCGAAGGCTTGCACTAGACCTAGGATGTTCTTTTTAGGAGCTAAGCGGCTGCTGGCTACGATCACAGGCCACTCTCGCCTTGGTTCAGGAATATCTCGTGCCAATCGTTCCATCACGAGTTGATAGGTTGCTTCTTCATGGTCAGAGCGGACTTCGGCACCGAAAATGGATGAGTCTACTCCGGGCGCAATCACGGCAAAGCGAGCCTTATGGGAAACATCAATGGCTCCCTGATAGGCTTGATGAGAATACTGCTCAAAGCGTTCCTGTCGCGTACTGGTGATGTTAACCGCTGAGCGATTCATGCTCAGGCGTTCGGCAATGAGGCGGCGTCCGAAATAGAATTGCGGATCAAGTTCCGGGAGATTTTCTGGGGTAACCTGCCGTTGATCCATCTTCTGGGCACCCAGAGAATGAGCGGTAAAGGTGAAGGGTACGCCCGTCTCCTCTTCAATCAGAACGCCACAGACTCCTCCATCACCGTAGTGGGTGGTCATCACATCGGGTAAGCCACCTTGGTTGCGATAAAATTTCAGGATGTTAGGTACCCAGTCTGTGACCAAATGAGGCCAAAGTAACTCTTTACGCAAAAATTCTTTAGGGCCAGCCGGTAACCGGATAATGCGGACGTTATCCACCCCAGAATAAGCGTCAAAGGGTTCTGCAAATTCGGGCCAGTCGGGTTCTATGATTTGGCGGGTGAGAATATCGACTTTGTGACCCTTTTGAGCCATTTCTAAGGCGACTTGTTTGACATAGGTCAGTTGACCACCAAAATCGGGATGTTCGGATAAGTGACTATCACCTGGGTCGAAGTTGCCTTGAGGGTTGAGAAATCCAATGTGCATCGCCTAATTCCTAATACGTCTTGGTTTGGCTGGAGAGTTCTGCCTGAAGAGCGCACTAGAAGAGTTTGGCGATTACATCTGTTGACCTGCGAAAATTTCTGCGAACTGCTGCGTGCTGACCCTTTGGGTGGTGTGAGGCAGCGCTATCGCTTGTCGTCAGGCTGTCCGTAAGCGCCAGAAAAAAGTATTTCAGGAGGCGATTTGGCGTTTCCTTGATTCAAGTCGCCCACTTCGATTCAGGCATTTCCTAATGCTTAAGTTAATCATGAGTATCAATGGCTCACCTATACCAAATGACATAAAGCGATCGCCTTCACAGCCCTAATTCAGCCCTGTCACTTGCAATGTAAGGCTTTTGGGTTTTGCACTGGAAACTAGACTAGGTTAACAATGAATCATCACGCCCACGCTGCCACTCTTGATTTAGTTGGGCGGTTTTGGTTGCGGACAACATGTGAAACACTAGTACTGTGGAAAAATCGCTCAACTGATAGCCAAAAAATGAATATACGCATTGGTAATGGTTACGATATCCATCAACTCGTTACAGAACGTCCACTGATTTTAGGTGGCATAGAAATTGCCCATGAGATGGGTTTACTTGGTCATAGTGATGCCGACGTTTTGACCCACGCGATGATGGATGCGATGCTGGGTGCTTTGAGTTTAGGGGATATTGGTCATTACTTCCCCCCCACTGACCCAAAGTGGGCAGGGGCAGATAGTATAGTTTTGCTGAGTCAGGTCAATCAACTCATCCACACCCACGGTTTTTCCATTGGAAATATTGACTCTGTGATTGTGGCAGAACGTCCGAAGCTAAAGCCTCACCTTAAGGCTATGCGCGATCGCCTCAGTTCCACACTAGAATTACAACCCGACCAAATCAGCATCAAGGCAACCACAAACGAAAAGTTAGGCCCCGTAGGACGAGAAGAGGGAATAGCTGCCTATGCAGTAGCGTTATTGGTGGGTCGTTAAGCGGAGTTTATTGCTTATAAAGATCGTCATCCCGATTTAGCGCCACGTTTAATTTTTCATTTATGGCTTAACTGACTTTGCCTTTGATGATGTTTGATGGGGATTTCTATCACAAACTCAGCGCCGTCTCCGAGTGCTGAATTACACCGCAAATCACCTCCGTGTTTCTCAACAATGATCTGGTAGCTGATGGCTAACCCCAAACCCGTTCCTTTACCCACCGCCTTAGTGGTAAAAAATGGATCAAATAGCTGCTGCTGTGTCTTCTGCGTCATTCCTATCCCATTATCGGCGATGCAAATAAAGACATGAGTGGGCGAAATAGTAGGGGAGTGAACGGATGAATTCAGATTTTTGCAGGAGAGTAAAGGGGATGCAAAGCAATTAGCTTGACAATACTCCATATCTCCTTCCTCTTTGCTTCTCTCCTCCTCAGATAAACTGTGATCTTCCTGTTTATCGGTAAGGACAATACCCGTGGTAATCGTGATAGTGGGTGGGGGATGAATGATGGATTCTTCCTGAGTACCATGAGCCTGTGAGGACTGACATCTGCTTTTTTCATCTACAGCATCAATGGCATTCGTCAGCAAATTCATGAATACTTGATTGAGCTGTCCTGGATAGCACTCAACTAGGGGTAAGTTGCCATACTGTTTAATCACAGAAATAGCCGGACAACCGGGCTTCCCTTTAAGCCGATTTTGCAGAATCATCAGGGTACTCTCAATGCCTGAATGAATGTCTACTTGTTTGCTTTCCGACTCATCTAAGCGGGAAAATGTGCGTAGCGATCGCACGATCTCCCGAATGCGCTCAGCACCGATCTTCATCGAGTCCTGAAGTTGGGTCAGGTCAGTCATCAAAAAATCTAAGTCAATGGCTTCTATATAGTCTTGAATCATCCCCGGAGGATGGGGGTAGGTGGCACGATACAGTGACAGTAGACCCAAGAGTTCCTGAAAATACCCTTGAGCATGGATGAGATTGCCGTATATAAAGTTAACTGGATTGTTAATTTCGTGAGCGACACCGGCTACTAACTGACCCAAACTCGACATTTTTTCACTCTGAATCAACTGAGCTTGGGTACGTTGTAACTCGTGCAGAGTTTGTTGCAATTGGGTAGCTTTTTCTTGGGCTTCCTGAGTGGACCGGCGGCTGGCAGCATAAAGCTCAGCCTGTTTAATCGCAATCAGCAGTTGAGCCTTCACTGCTTGTAACAGTTCCAATTCCCAATCCGTCCAAGGTCGAGCCTCTTGAGTATGAATACAGTTGATCACACCAATCGTCCCTGAAGGCGTCTGCATCGGCAACGACAACACGGAGGTACAGCTAAAAGAACGAATAAACGATTGAAAAATCGGGTCACCAATCGTCTCGACATCATCAATGCGGAGAATTTCCAAATTCAGCAGTCTTTGGTTGAGCGGCCCGATCAGATCAGCGGGATAGCGACCGGTGCGTTCTGCACAATCAAGATTGCGAGCTTCTTTAACCACTTCCCAATAAGAGCGACGCTCATCAGCGTAATACCAAGCAAACTGGCAGCGATCAATTTGCAGCAAGTGACGGATTTCTCGGACAGCAGTTTCGAGAATTGTGTTCAAGTCCAACGATCTGCGGATTTGATTAGACAGGCGATTGAGCAGTTCTTCCCGCTGTGCTCGTTGTCGTAATTTGGCTTCTGAGTTCCGCAAGGCTGCTTCAGCCGCTTTCCGATCACTGATGTCTTGGACAACACATAGAAAGTATTGAGGTAGGAGTGTGATACGTCCCGCAGCGCTATTCCCTTGGGGGGTATGCACCAAAGACGCCGTAATTTCCACCCAAATCGCCTCACCATCCTGGCGGAGGTAGCGCTTTTCTAGGGAATAGGTTTCAATTTCACCAATTAAGAGCGATCGCAAATACTTCCGATCTACCTCTCGATCCTCCGGATGGGTAATATCCTGAAGCGTTCGTTGCAATATATCCTCACGGGTATAGCCAACAATATCACAAAACTTCTGATTGACCCGGACAAAGGAGCCATCCAGTTCGGCATGGGTAATGCCGACAGCCGCCTGCTCAAAGGTGGCACGAAAACGTTCTTCACTCTCACGCAATGCCGCTCCGATTTGTTTGCGCTTGGTGATATCAATCAAAGAAACCACCGCTGAATAAGGGGTTGTTTCCTGGGGGCGAAAAAGAGGTTGTGAATTGAGGCTGAGCCAAGTGAGGCTGCTGTCAGGCTTGTAAAGACCGATAATCACATCGGTAAAAGATTGTCCAGTACGCAGCGTTAAATGGAGTGGATGTTCCTCCTGAGAAATCGCCTCCCCCTCTTCCGTAATAATCAACCAGTGTGACTCCATCAATGTCCGGCCCAACAGTTGATCGGCAGACACCCCCAGAATTCGTTCGGCAGCCGCATTGCAGGTGCGAATGATCCCATTAGCATCTTGTAAGATAATGCCTTCTGCCATGGCGGCAATCAAGGAGCGATACCGTTCTTCGGATTCCTGTTGCAACGCTTGTGCCTGCTGGCGCTCCGCAATCTCCTGCTGTAGCTGTTCAATGGTGTTGCTCAGAGAACCTGTCCCCCAAATCCCTTGGGTGGCTGTTTCCCTAAACCGACAATAACTAGGCTCACTTTCGCAATCGGGTACTTCAGCGATAGATGGACTTTCTTGGAATTCGGTGGAAATCATAATTCCACCTATTTCACCGTTACGGGTGCGCCAAGGCTGGATTTCCCACTTCACTCTTTGCCGAGAACCGTCAGGTTTGATGAAATAAGCTGAATCTCCTCGCTGAGTTTCTCCCGCTAAACTTAAAGCGAAAATTTTCCGCCATCGTTCAAGCCAGTGAAAAGATGTAGAACTGATGACTGGAGTTTTAGTCCAGCTAGGTAGAGGCGTTAGCGAGTTGGAATCGTTACTGGAAGTGTTCTCGAAAGATAATCCGCAGGGAGAGGAGTGAGGCGGTGACACTCTCCCTTGCTCATGCAAAAATAGGGGAAATATTTTGTAATATTCGCGACCTACAAGGTCTTGATTTTCCAGAGCGTAATCGCTCAGCCACCGACGAGACGTAAGCAAGTAACGCAGCTCACAATCGAGCATGGCTACAGCGGCAGGCATGTGTTCTACAAATGCAGAAAACAGCTCTAAATTAGCGAATACCGAGGGTTGACCTTCAAGTTGCATTCATCAAACGCTCAATTGTAGAAAATTTCGCCCTGAGTCTCTATTTTATTGAAGGAATTGGGTGAGAGTAGTTCATCTATCATGGTCTTCTCTACTCAGATTCACCCGGAAGAAGAAATCTAAACCGCTATACTCATCCATAACTTCATAAAGAAGTTTTCAATTTAAAATCGGCACAATAGCTATTGTAAAAAATATATTTAAGTTTACAATTATAATTCTTATAGAAAATGGGCTTGTCAAAGATTAGTACATTGAAACACAAAATTATAAAATTAATCAGTAACTTTAATATCTCTGACCAAAGAATTAATTTAGCGTTAGCGTGCTGATCATGAGGGCAATGAGGTCAAGGGCTGAGTCCTTCCTATGTATTTATGAGGCTTCACCTTTGCAATAGGGTCAGAGTTCAGGGAAGGCCAGACTGTGCTTAGGAGTATGGGGTGAAATCCTACCCAGCACCGAATCAGAGTGGGACTCAATCGTCAAAGATTGGAAAATGAGTGAGTTGATGATAGTTATTACAAGAGCTTACCTGCTCACTCGCATCCGGTTAAGTACAAATTTATACTCATTTGTCTATTGTCTATGAATGACTCTGCTTTGGCGATAGAAAACCAAGACACCGTAGCGTCCAACACCCAAACCCCTACCAACTGGTCAACACTACTGCAACAACTCCTCGACCGCCAATCTTTATCTCAGGATCAGGCATCACAGCTTATGCAGGGATGGCTTCAGGAAGAAATTCCAGAGGTTTTATCCGGTGCAATTCTCGCCGCCATCCAAACAAAAGGTGTGTCCGCCGCAGAGCTAGCCGGGATGGCTCAAGTTTTACAAGCTCAATCGTTACAGAAGATGGCGATTGAACATCAAGTTCCAGTTATTGATACCTGTGGTACCGGTGGGGATGGAGCCTCAACCTTTAATATCTCAACAGCCGTGGCTTTTGTTGCGGCTGCCGCAGGTGTTCGCGTTGCTAAGCATGGTAATCGTTCTGCTTCAAGCAAAGTGGGTTCGGCAGATGTTTTGGAAGCCCTCGGCGTGAACCTCACTGCCGAGACGGAAAAGGTTGTGGCTGCGTTAAATGAAGTGGGTGTGACGTTCCTGTTTGCACGGGGTTGGCACCCAGCGCTGAAGGTAGTGGCTCCCCTGCGGCAAACACTGAAGGTGCGGACGATATTTAATCTTTTAGGCCCACTCGTCAATCCGTTACGCCCTACCGGTCAAATTGTTGGCGTCTGTGACCCACAATTGGTGATCACGATTGCCCAAGCGTTGTGTCAAATGGGAACCCCCAAGGCTATTGCCCTACATGGACGGGAAAAATTGGATGAGGCAGGATTAGCCGATGAAACGGACTTGGCGTTATTGTCACAAGGCGAAGTGCGATTATCAACCCTCAATCCTCAACAGCTCGGCTTAACACCAGCACCAACAGGGGCGCTGCGAGGCGGAAATGTTGATGAAAATGCGCTGATATTGCGGCATGTCTTGCAAGGAAAGGGAACAACCGCCCAGCAGGATGCTGTCGCCTTGAATGCCTCCTTAGCTTTACAAGTCGGCGGAATGATCCCACTAGAAGACCATCAAGCGGGGATTGAGATGGCTAAAGAGGTTATTTATAGTGGTGCCGCTTGGTCGAAGCTAGAGCAGTTAGTCCAGTTTTTGAAGAGCGGGAATTAAGGTTTGGGGATAAAAACCTTGGGATTATTCAGGTAAATGTTGCCTGAAACTCCAACATGATTGCTCATAGCACAGTCCAAAGGGCGATCGCATTCTGGCTGGATTGGTTGAAACCATGAGAGGCGATCGCTTTTTTCTTGAATGTAAACCAGCTTATCCCATCGCCTAAGAGCTTGGTGTTCTAGCGACTACGAAATTCAACCACATCTTG of the Allocoleopsis franciscana PCC 7113 genome contains:
- the trpD gene encoding anthranilate phosphoribosyltransferase, coding for MNDSALAIENQDTVASNTQTPTNWSTLLQQLLDRQSLSQDQASQLMQGWLQEEIPEVLSGAILAAIQTKGVSAAELAGMAQVLQAQSLQKMAIEHQVPVIDTCGTGGDGASTFNISTAVAFVAAAAGVRVAKHGNRSASSKVGSADVLEALGVNLTAETEKVVAALNEVGVTFLFARGWHPALKVVAPLRQTLKVRTIFNLLGPLVNPLRPTGQIVGVCDPQLVITIAQALCQMGTPKAIALHGREKLDEAGLADETDLALLSQGEVRLSTLNPQQLGLTPAPTGALRGGNVDENALILRHVLQGKGTTAQQDAVALNASLALQVGGMIPLEDHQAGIEMAKEVIYSGAAWSKLEQLVQFLKSGN
- a CDS encoding PAS domain S-box protein, producing MQLEGQPSVFANLELFSAFVEHMPAAVAMLDCELRYLLTSRRWLSDYALENQDLVGREYYKIFPLFLHEQGRVSPPHSSPCGLSFENTSSNDSNSLTPLPSWTKTPVISSTSFHWLERWRKIFALSLAGETQRGDSAYFIKPDGSRQRVKWEIQPWRTRNGEIGGIMISTEFQESPSIAEVPDCESEPSYCRFRETATQGIWGTGSLSNTIEQLQQEIAERQQAQALQQESEERYRSLIAAMAEGIILQDANGIIRTCNAAAERILGVSADQLLGRTLMESHWLIITEEGEAISQEEHPLHLTLRTGQSFTDVIIGLYKPDSSLTWLSLNSQPLFRPQETTPYSAVVSLIDITKRKQIGAALRESEERFRATFEQAAVGITHAELDGSFVRVNQKFCDIVGYTREDILQRTLQDITHPEDREVDRKYLRSLLIGEIETYSLEKRYLRQDGEAIWVEITASLVHTPQGNSAAGRITLLPQYFLCVVQDISDRKAAEAALRNSEAKLRQRAQREELLNRLSNQIRRSLDLNTILETAVREIRHLLQIDRCQFAWYYADERRSYWEVVKEARNLDCAERTGRYPADLIGPLNQRLLNLEILRIDDVETIGDPIFQSFIRSFSCTSVLSLPMQTPSGTIGVINCIHTQEARPWTDWELELLQAVKAQLLIAIKQAELYAASRRSTQEAQEKATQLQQTLHELQRTQAQLIQSEKMSSLGQLVAGVAHEINNPVNFIYGNLIHAQGYFQELLGLLSLYRATYPHPPGMIQDYIEAIDLDFLMTDLTQLQDSMKIGAERIREIVRSLRTFSRLDESESKQVDIHSGIESTLMILQNRLKGKPGCPAISVIKQYGNLPLVECYPGQLNQVFMNLLTNAIDAVDEKSRCQSSQAHGTQEESIIHPPPTITITTGIVLTDKQEDHSLSEEERSKEEGDMEYCQANCFASPLLSCKNLNSSVHSPTISPTHVFICIADNGIGMTQKTQQQLFDPFFTTKAVGKGTGLGLAISYQIIVEKHGGDLRCNSALGDGAEFVIEIPIKHHQRQSQLSHK
- the ispF gene encoding 2-C-methyl-D-erythritol 2,4-cyclodiphosphate synthase, with the translated sequence MNIRIGNGYDIHQLVTERPLILGGIEIAHEMGLLGHSDADVLTHAMMDAMLGALSLGDIGHYFPPTDPKWAGADSIVLLSQVNQLIHTHGFSIGNIDSVIVAERPKLKPHLKAMRDRLSSTLELQPDQISIKATTNEKLGPVGREEGIAAYAVALLVGR
- a CDS encoding SAM hydrolase/SAM-dependent halogenase family protein; the protein is MLVHIIADYGLGDLAFAEVVQRIKLYLPDAEPVLTPVPAFATLAAGFCIAQLGLNQAPPGTIIYHNVAPREDDQQARTANAGERLAFARLPTGVRVIGVNAGYAFSFVRDVAEDLRWAAVAAEGSQFRSRDLFPQAAGAIALGQPDALGEEISSSDIPDVPPNCIAYIDGYGNLKTTIKYDISNGQDGETVRLRMGEREQDATKSDGSFAVESGQLAFAPGSSGWVNAQGDSTCWMEIFLRGGNAWESFDCPSVGTPIQINEGTARSRA
- a CDS encoding glycosyltransferase, with the protein product MHIGFLNPQGNFDPGDSHLSEHPDFGGQLTYVKQVALEMAQKGHKVDILTRQIIEPDWPEFAEPFDAYSGVDNVRIIRLPAGPKEFLRKELLWPHLVTDWVPNILKFYRNQGGLPDVMTTHYGDGGVCGVLIEEETGVPFTFTAHSLGAQKMDQRQVTPENLPELDPQFYFGRRLIAERLSMNRSAVNITSTRQERFEQYSHQAYQGAIDVSHKARFAVIAPGVDSSIFGAEVRSDHEEATYQLVMERLARDIPEPRREWPVIVASSRLAPKKNILGLVQAFAISPTLQERANLLLITPGLDNPLHEEASDSQTEQEVLVPIREVVNENNLWGKISAFGLPDQPALAATYRLMSKRRSVFALTSYYEPFGLGPLEAAVAGLPVVGTQNGGLSESLKQGDDEYSILVDPEDPADIAQGLEQVICDAQLWEQLQSGGQQHVLENYTWECTAKHYLTLIEQIVAQPAARRSSELLPIHPYFRNPQPQTDVSLEELSRLYFGSNPTSPSEEPSNFASSTLTHT